The following is a genomic window from Niabella soli DSM 19437.
TATCGGGGCCACTATTATCAATATCCATCACGGAACAGCGATCAACCCCTGGATCAATTATCCGTTCATTGAATGGCAAAAAATGAAAAGCTATATCGACCAGGCACATCAGAACGGACTGAAAGTAAAAATTTATAATACCGTAAGAGAATTATCCGATCATGCCTATGAATTGTTTCCTTTAAGAAGTCTGGGCCATGAAGTATATTCCACCGGTAAGGGTGGCGGCTTCAGTTGGCTGCAGGAGCATGTGGATACAGATTATATTGCCGCCTGGTTTGTGCCCGAAGTAAAAGATGCTGCTATCATTAACAGTGGTATGAGCCGCTGGCATAATTATTATGTAGAAGGCATGAATTGGCTGACCCAAAATGTGGGCATTGACGGCATTTACCTGGATGATGTTGCCTTTGACCGCATTACCATGAAACGGATCAAGAGAGTATTAACGGCGGATGGTCATCCGGGTATTATTGATCTGCATTCCGCCAATCAGTTTAATAAACGTGATGGTTTTATTAATAGCGCTAATCTGTATATGGAGCACTTTCCCTACCTGAATCGTTTATGGTTTGGCGAATATTTCGATTACGAAAATAATAGTCCGGCTTTCTTTTTAACGGAGGTAAGCGGCATCCCCTTTGGGCTGATGGGCGAAATGCTGCAGGACGGCGGTAACGCCTGGCGGGGCATGGTCTACGGCATGACCTGCAGGATCCCCTGGACCGAAAATGCAGATCCCACGGGCATCTGGAAACTCTGGGATCAATTTGGCATGCAGGGCACAAAAATGGTGGGCTACTGGGTAAGCAATCCGCCGGTAAAAACAGACAATGAAAAAATAAAAGCCACTACTTATAAAAAAGAAGGAAAAGCGTTGGTATCCATCGGAAGCTGGAATGAAACCGACACCGATGTTTCACTGCTCATCGACTGGAAACAACTGGGCATTGACCCGGCTAAGGCCACCATCACCGCTCCTGCTGTAAAGAACTTCCAGGAGGCACGAAACTTTAAAGTAGGGGAAAAGATTCCGGTGCAAAAGAATAAGGGTTGGTTGCTGGTGATACAATAATAGAAATCGTCTAAACTTTCAGATCCCTTTGCATTTCCCGCAGATCACCGCAGATTTTCGCAGAAAATCAACCTGCGGATATCAACGGCGTATTAAATCTGCCTAAAATCAGCGGGAAAACCAGGTTCATATTGTTTCTATAAAAATTTAAACAATTTTATATAATAAACCATTAAGTTTTTTTCTTAATAGCTTTGGGCTACATTGAAAAATTTAAGATCGCCATCGCTATCTCGCCCTGTTTTTTTCATCAAATTGTATTTCCTTGTCGTAAGATCTTACTTTTTTTCTGCCAAAATTATAGGAGACACTTAAACGCACTCCCCGACTGTCATAGTAATTATTTGCAGTTTGAATATACCGGTCATAATATAATATTGACCGGGTCACCAATGTTTTAAAAATATCTTCGGCTACCGCATTTACAAATAAAGTGTTGTTCAGCAGGCTCCACTTCACGCCTGCCGTAAGATTCGCAAGACCATGAGAAGAAATATTAAATTTTTTAGCGGGAAGAATATGACTAAAGTTGACCAATAGCGAAAAGCTCCTGTTTTTATTTAAGACCAGCGTATTATTTATGTTATAGGAAGAAACAATACCATTTACCGGTCTTACTTCCGGCGCTGATGAAGCCGTTGCAACATAGGAACCCGAACCAGCAATATAAGACTCCCACCATCTACGCAACATAAGGTTCAGACTAAGATTAATTCCCACATTATACTGTGTGTAAAAATTAGCCCAAATCACTTCGCGCACTCCTTTATTCACCAGCGTTATGCGGCTAAACCCATTACTTGTTTTTTGTCCGTAGAGCCTGGCAGAGAACCTGTTTTTAAACAGATAGGCCAATTCAAGGTTCTCGTTATAAGAAGGCCTCAGAAATGGATTCCCCGTATAATAAGAATATAAATTTGAATACCATCTAAAAGGATTCAGCGAAGTAAACCCAGGCCTGTTAATTCGTCGGGCGTAACTAATATTATAAACATGATTTTTCAACTTATACTGGATATAAATTGTCGGGAAAAAATTCCCGTAGTTATATTTATTTCGTTGATTTAATGTACGAGAATAAGCATCTATTGAAGAGTACTCATACCGAAGACCGGCCTTTGCGGACCATTTAGGGTTTATTTGCTTATCAAAACTGGCATATAAAGCCCAATTACCTTCATTATACAAAAAAATATTGCTTCGGCTTTGATCAATTGAATAAACTGAATCAGCGTAATTTAAATATTGCAGATCTGATTGATTCCTGAACCATGTATAGGATGCTCCTAATTCAGTATTGATCCATTTAGAGGGCAATTCCAGGTCGGCTTTTCCGGACCACACCTGGTATCTTGGAGCAGCAGTATTGCGGACTGTATCAGCGGCCGGCCTTACGTTGAATGCCGTTTGAAAATCAGTTGTTCTATCCGGATCGTTATAGAAATAATTGACTCCAATATTTAATTTTTTACCAAGAGTATCCAATCCCACGTCATAATAGAGGTTAGCCGTCTGGCTGAGCGTAATACTATTTTGTTGAGAAGGCGTCGTTAAAATAGAATCTGTATTGTTATTAACCACATAAACAGAACTGTTCTTTTCGGATATAGTACCATAATTTTTGTTTGCATCATATATAAATCCAATATTTGACTTAGACGCAAGCTTATAATTGAGCGAGACACCGCCGCTTAAACCATAATCTCTATCCTTTCTATTTGAAGTACTAAAAATGGAGCTATCCCCAATAATATTAATTATTTCCCGGGCCATCCGCTTCCTGTCGTATTCTGAAGCATGATAAGACATGTTGAGCTTTTTTGATTGATAATTTAGGCGAATGCTATTTGAGTATCCGGGGTAGGTCACTTGCTGATAAGAAGAGGACAAATTTCCGCTCCAGCCCAAAGCCTGATTCTTTTTGAGTACTATATTCAACAAACCACTATTGCCTTCCGCCTCATACTTTGATGGCGGCATTGTGATAACCTCTACTTTTTCAACATCCTCTGACCGGAAGGACTTTAAATAATTCGCTAATTCATTTCCACTTAAATAAACGGGCCGTTCGTTAATCATAACCCTCACACCACCTTTCCCTTGCAAATTAATCGATGATTCGTCGGGACTTACTTGCACCAACGGAACGTTTTTAAGCATTTCCAGCATATTCATTCCCTGAGACGCTATAGATTGACCAACATTGAATATCGTCCTATCTAGCTTACGTTCAATCAAAGGCTTCCTGGCGTTCACCGTTACCGCTTGTAATGTGCGGCTTAAATTTACAAGGGTCGTACCTAAAATAATGTCTTCAGCCTGAACCTGTACGGATGTATCAAGAATACCCCTTCCAAAATATTCTATCAACAATCGATAGTCACCTTCCGAAACAGAAAATCCATACCAGCCATTTTCGTCTGTGCGTACCTGATCAATTATCAAGCTGTCCTTAGGTTCCCGATTAATTGCCTTTAAAACAATAGTTACATACGGCACTCCCTTATGATCGCTGCTATCAACAACCTTTCCAGCAATTTTAAACTGTGCAAAGAGCCCGGTCAAAGGGAAAAAACTAAATATAAAAATCAGCAAAAGGATAACTATTTCCTGTCGCGGGACGGAGGGTTTGACAGCATTCGTCATAAAATTTTCAATAGCGTTTAGTAGTTAGACAGATTCGCTTTTCATTATTATATGTAAATGCTGAAAATGGTAAAATGTTACATTCAGGCAGGGAGTTTTTTTATATTATGCCTCCTTTCTCCTGCTCCATAGGAGCTGCGGATGGGCAACTTATAATAAACCGGTATCCATTTTATTAAAATACTTGTAATGCTGATTGACTGATGGGGTATTGTTGCAGGATCAACTTATAGGCCGGACCGATGGCTCTCTGCTTTTAGTTGCACGCTTTTAACAAGAAACTAAAGTTCCTTGTTAACCCATTAAACCGAGGCTACGCCTCTTCAATCTTCACCGGCTGGAAGGATCTGCCGGCACAATACTATTTTTATATTATAGAAAGCCAGCGGTCCGCCCGGATGAACCGTTCGGACGGGCTTGCGTTCCTCAGGTAACTTCGGAATTTATTCCGAAGTAATGAGCCAAATATAGGAGATTGAGTGCCATCGGCACGATCCATTTCGAAAGCAACGCCAGGCCTGCTATTGCTCTTAGCTAACGAGCACCCCGCCTGCTCTGATCACAATGAAGGAGAATCCATAAGTCCATTATGATAATTTTGATACCGGTTCATTATTATAAACGGATGTTTTGAGGTTGACCCAAAAGCCCCCATTGTCATGCCTCCCGATAGCCATCGCATGTGCGTCAAGATAAAGAACACAATTCAGGCGCTGTAAGCGTCGCGTGTTTATAGTATTCATGATCATCTACGCAACGCATCGGCTCTCCCGCCTCAGCGGGACCGCGTAAACAGCCCGAACAAATACCATTGCGATTGCTATAAACACAACGTGCTCGCAACGGGCTTTTTGGTCAGCCCACGGGTGATAATATTGCCGGCAAACAGTGCCAGGTCGTTTTTATCAGCTCGCATAGTTGTAAGTCAAAAAGCGCTATAAGATTCTAATCTTACAGCGCTTTCATATTTTCATTGGTTCAGCCTACCCCTTTACTGGTATGCCCTCTTCAATTTCATCATTCGCATGGGCAATTACTTTTTCTCCGGGCTGCAATTTTCCAAATACTTCAATATTGCCGTTTCCTTCATTACCGGTGCTTACATCCACCTTTACTGTTTTCCCGTTTCTTATTGCCAGCACATATTTCCGTTCGGTGGAAGTAACCACGGCTGCCCTGGGCACCTGCATACTATTAGCGCTACCCGGCGCATCCACCGCCACATCCGCATACATGCCCGGCGACAACAGGTGCTCTTTATTGGGAACATCTATTTCAATGCGTTCGCTCCGCAATCTTGGATCTACGTTCATCGATTTACGGCTGATCCTGCCCGTTAATTTTTTGCCCGGCAGGGAGCTTACAGAAAAGCTGATGGTGTCTTTATTATCCAGTGCGGGCGCAATGGTTTCCGGCACGTCGATCTGTAATCGCAGGTGATCCACCTCCTTAAGTTCCAACATCGGGATGTCCTTTACCGATGCGCTTACAAGGGCTCCCACGCTCACGCTTCTTTGCGTAATAACGCCTGAAAAAGGCGCGCGCACTCTTAAATACGAAAGCATGGTCTGCTGCATCTGCCAGTTGTTTTTTCTGGCTTTGCTCAGGGCAAGCGCTGAAGTTACTTTTGTTTTTGAAGTGGAAAGGTCCATCGGGGAAACAGCCCCTTCCGTTTGCGCCGCCTCCTGCAGGCGGTTGTACCGCTCCTGGTCGATACTGAAGGAAGCTTTTGATTGTTCGAATTCTTCTTTTGCCTGCAAAGAGGCCTGCTCCAGCTCCGGTGCATCCAGCGTCATCAACAGATCACCCGTGTGCACTTTTGAGCCAATATCTACCAACACCGTTTTTACATACCCATTTACTTTGGGAAAAATACTTACTTCCTGGTAGGCGGCCAACTGTGCGGGCAATTTTAGCCGGGTAGCAATGCCACCTGTGGTTACCGTGCCTACTGCATATTGTTCCATTGTTTGTTTTATCACTTTTTTTTGTTTTTTTTCTGCATTGGCCGAGCAAGACACCAACGCCAGTACGACGGCCGCATATAGTAAAGAATATTTCATGTAGCTGTTTTTATTTGATTTTACGTATATCATTTATAAACTTTTTTAAACTTCAGATTGGCCAAAAACCACCTCGTCCTCCGGTAATAATGAAGGAGTCTGATAGGATACTTTTTCCTGCAACCAGGCATATACCAAAGGCACTATATACAAGGCTGCGATGGTTGAGGCAATGATACCGCCGATCACTGCCCGGCCCAGCGGAGCCGACTGATCGCCTGCCTCCCCCAATCCGCTTGCCATGGGGATCATCCCTGCAATCATGGCAAAACTCGTCATCAATATGGGGCGCATCCGGATGCTTGCCGCCATGGTAGCCGCTTTGTATGGATCATGGTATTCGTGTCTTAACGATTCCGCGTTGGTTACGATCAGGATCGCATTGGCTACCGAAACACCCACCGACATAATGATACCCATATAAGACTGCAGGTTGAGCGTGGCCCCGGTGGCCAGTAATAACAACATTGCGCCCATCAATACCGAGGGCACGGTAGACAGGGTTGCCACCGCCAGCCGGAACGACTGAAAGTTGGCGGTCAGCAACAGCAGGATCACCACAATGGCCACCAGCAGCCCGTTCTGCAGCGAGCTAAGGGTTTCCGTAAGCAGGGACGACATCCCTTTAATTTCCGCTACCAACCCTTTGGGCGGCGTGCCCATTTCCTTTATTGCTTTATTAACCGCATCCGCCGCGGAACCCAGATCCTTTTTGTAGATATTAGCGCTTACCGTTAGAAACCTCCTGGGGCCGGAACGATCGTACTCTCCCGGAAGCGGCACTACAGAAAAAGTAGCTATATCCGAAAGCACCGGCCGTGATTGCCCATGTATCAGCGGTATGGATTTGAGTTGTTCCAGGGAATTCATCAGGTATTCCGGCACTTCTACCTGCACCTGGTAGGTGTAGGCCACTTTGGGATCCAGCCACTGGATCTTTTCGGTAAACCGGCTGGAGGAAGTGGCATCGGTTATACTGCGGGAAACATCATTAATGCTCAATCCCATCTGCGCCAGTGTTAGCCGGTCGATATTGATCTGCACCGTTGGAAAGTGCAGCGGCTGCACGATCGCAACATCCCGCAGGAAGGATACCTGTTTTAGTTTATCCACCAACTGCTCAGAATACTTTTTGATATTATCAAAATTTTTCCCTGCCACACGTACTTCAATCGGTGTAGAAGCACCCTGCGCCATGATCTTCTCCGTCAGTTCTATCGGTTCAAAAGAGATATGCACTTCGGGATAATCCTTTTCTATAACCTTGCGTAATTTATCTTTCAGATCGTCAAGATCCGTTTTATAATCTTCATTTAAATTCAACTGCAGCACCGCTTCGTGCGTGCCGCTGTTAAATACATAAAGATTGCTGGTTCCATAACTGCTGGGGATCAGTCCCACATAGGCAGAGCTGATCGCTACATTTCCCCCGGTTGTAGAATCAATAAGCGCCAGTATCGCTTTAACCGTACGCTCTGTTTTTTCCAGCCGGGTACCATCCGGTTCTTTTATGCGCACCTGCAATTCACCGTTATTGGTCTTGGGCAACAGGTCTTTTCCAATCACGCTAAAGCAAAGTCCTACTACCAGCAGCGTTCCCGCAAGGTATATCCATACAATCTTTTTCCTTTTGGGCATTGCTTTACCAATGCGTTTCTGGAATTTTATTTTGATCCGCTCAAAGAAACTG
Proteins encoded in this region:
- a CDS encoding efflux RND transporter periplasmic adaptor subunit codes for the protein MKYSLLYAAVVLALVSCSANAEKKQKKVIKQTMEQYAVGTVTTGGIATRLKLPAQLAAYQEVSIFPKVNGYVKTVLVDIGSKVHTGDLLMTLDAPELEQASLQAKEEFEQSKASFSIDQERYNRLQEAAQTEGAVSPMDLSTSKTKVTSALALSKARKNNWQMQQTMLSYLRVRAPFSGVITQRSVSVGALVSASVKDIPMLELKEVDHLRLQIDVPETIAPALDNKDTISFSVSSLPGKKLTGRISRKSMNVDPRLRSERIEIDVPNKEHLLSPGMYADVAVDAPGSANSMQVPRAAVVTSTERKYVLAIRNGKTVKVDVSTGNEGNGNIEVFGKLQPGEKVIAHANDEIEEGIPVKG
- a CDS encoding outer membrane beta-barrel family protein, which encodes MTNAVKPSVPRQEIVILLLIFIFSFFPLTGLFAQFKIAGKVVDSSDHKGVPYVTIVLKAINREPKDSLIIDQVRTDENGWYGFSVSEGDYRLLIEYFGRGILDTSVQVQAEDIILGTTLVNLSRTLQAVTVNARKPLIERKLDRTIFNVGQSIASQGMNMLEMLKNVPLVQVSPDESSINLQGKGGVRVMINERPVYLSGNELANYLKSFRSEDVEKVEVITMPPSKYEAEGNSGLLNIVLKKNQALGWSGNLSSSYQQVTYPGYSNSIRLNYQSKKLNMSYHASEYDRKRMAREIINIIGDSSIFSTSNRKDRDYGLSGGVSLNYKLASKSNIGFIYDANKNYGTISEKNSSVYVVNNNTDSILTTPSQQNSITLSQTANLYYDVGLDTLGKKLNIGVNYFYNDPDRTTDFQTAFNVRPAADTVRNTAAPRYQVWSGKADLELPSKWINTELGASYTWFRNQSDLQYLNYADSVYSIDQSRSNIFLYNEGNWALYASFDKQINPKWSAKAGLRYEYSSIDAYSRTLNQRNKYNYGNFFPTIYIQYKLKNHVYNISYARRINRPGFTSLNPFRWYSNLYSYYTGNPFLRPSYNENLELAYLFKNRFSARLYGQKTSNGFSRITLVNKGVREVIWANFYTQYNVGINLSLNLMLRRWWESYIAGSGSYVATASSAPEVRPVNGIVSSYNINNTLVLNKNRSFSLLVNFSHILPAKKFNISSHGLANLTAGVKWSLLNNTLFVNAVAEDIFKTLVTRSILYYDRYIQTANNYYDSRGVRLSVSYNFGRKKVRSYDKEIQFDEKNRAR
- a CDS encoding efflux RND transporter permease subunit, with protein sequence MIKAALKRPVTVIVLFAGLLLFSIMAIRSIPIDIFPKLNLPTIYVIESYGGMSPQQMEGFFATRMQDQFLYVNGIKNIESKNIQGLTLIKLSFYEGTNMAEASAQVALQVNRASKFFPPGALPPQVIRFDASSLPVGELVFSSKTKSLKEIYDLAVTRVRPMFATIPGLSAPPPFGANSRSIVVNVDPGKLRQYNVSPDQIVAAITKNNAMSPSGNLRVDSLMYVTTVNTLENNVEAFQKIPVITNGTNTVFMNQVATVSDAADVTVDYALINGKRSVYIPVVKTADASTWSVVQTLKKTIPEMKSLLPDDMDISYAFDQSVFVMNSVKSLMTEGALGALLTGLMVLLFLRDWRSSLVVIITIPVSVLGAVLFLNMMGQTVNIMTLSGLALAIGILVDQATVTIENIHQHLEMGKPKRQAILDACVEISFPLLLILLCILAVFAPSFVMSGVPKAMFLPLSLSIGFAMIVSYVAAQTLVPVISNWLLKAEKFQYHHNKEHAHAGLALDAAENRQVTLHEQEDEAHPEENSFFERIKIKFQKRIGKAMPKRKKIVWIYLAGTLLVVGLCFSVIGKDLLPKTNNGELQVRIKEPDGTRLEKTERTVKAILALIDSTTGGNVAISSAYVGLIPSSYGTSNLYVFNSGTHEAVLQLNLNEDYKTDLDDLKDKLRKVIEKDYPEVHISFEPIELTEKIMAQGASTPIEVRVAGKNFDNIKKYSEQLVDKLKQVSFLRDVAIVQPLHFPTVQINIDRLTLAQMGLSINDVSRSITDATSSSRFTEKIQWLDPKVAYTYQVQVEVPEYLMNSLEQLKSIPLIHGQSRPVLSDIATFSVVPLPGEYDRSGPRRFLTVSANIYKKDLGSAADAVNKAIKEMGTPPKGLVAEIKGMSSLLTETLSSLQNGLLVAIVVILLLLTANFQSFRLAVATLSTVPSVLMGAMLLLLATGATLNLQSYMGIIMSVGVSVANAILIVTNAESLRHEYHDPYKAATMAASIRMRPILMTSFAMIAGMIPMASGLGEAGDQSAPLGRAVIGGIIASTIAALYIVPLVYAWLQEKVSYQTPSLLPEDEVVFGQSEV